In Phlebotomus papatasi isolate M1 chromosome 1, Ppap_2.1, whole genome shotgun sequence, the following proteins share a genomic window:
- the LOC129799992 gene encoding P protein-like, translating into MNARRSSGVVENTEMDILTEEAIKPGKSHEGDQEMKSPGTNRWYLVGVHVKIAFLSICWVYFVWMLLVNGEKKVQFVGVSVPMGGRELPLHILSDSFILLLNGPFRSSHDIVSGSGNYLFVSAGANGSEDVWALAMLEDLEKSPQFTVKKRFVAQGGASIRLWTNMSSNVLIRMGVDLEAFDEVHGVIYATIILIVLYALIIWDVVHRTFAAILMSTLAIGVLAMLGDRPTAQEVVSWIDYETILLLFSMMIFVAVMSETGIFDYIAVCTFRMTQGRIWPLIHGLCLVTLAISAFLDNVTTILLMTPVTIRLCEVIKLDPVPVLMAIVIHANVGGTVTPVGDPPNVIITSNQFIATNGVTFLTFTSHMATGVVFVVVQTLLQLRLLFRDVNALRTVMPEDIERVQQEMHTASDTEKPQLRLQMKKLSTKGIVNRDEYMRTLHELESLYSIRNKPLLIKSTICLAFIIILFFVQSIPSIHSISVAWVAFLGMLLLLILHNKSDMEEILAKVEWATLLFFAAMFVLMECLSRLGLIKWIGEQTEYLILAVPLRYQLAMAIIIILWVSAIVSAFVDSIPVTTMMVRIVVGLAQNSKLGLPLQPLVWALAFGPCLGGNGTLVGASANVVCAALAQQRGHIITFRAFFRFGFPLMLGSVIVTTGYLILAHVVFSWH; encoded by the exons ATGAATGCTCGAAGATCATCCGGTGTGGTGGAGAACACCGAAATGGACATCCTGACTGAGGAGGCCATCAAGCCTGGTAAAAGTCACGAAGGTGATCAGGAGATGAAGTCACCAGGCACGAATCGTTGGTATCTCGTGGGTGTTCATGTGAAGATAGCATTTCTCAGCATCTGTTGGGTGTACTTTGTGTGGATGCTGCTGGTGAATGGGGAGAAAAAAGTGCAATTTGTCGGAGTGTCTGTGCCAATGGGTGGCAGGGAGTTACCGTTACACATATTGTCAGATTCATTCATCCTGCTGCTCAATGGACCCTTTCGTTCGTCCCATGATATAGTCAGTGGGAGTGGAAATTATCTATTTGTCTCTGCTGGGGCAAATGGGAGTGAGGATGTGTGGGCATTAGCTATGTTGGAAGATCTCGAGAAATCACCACAATTTACAGTGAAGAAGAGGTTCGTAGCTCAAGGTGGTGCATCAATTCGCTTGTGGACAAATATGTCAAGTAATGTCTTAATACGTATGGGTGTTGATTTAGAGGCATTTGATGAAGTGCATGGAGTAATTTATGCTACAATCATTCTCATTGTTCTCTATGCCCTGATTATCTGGGATGTTGTTCATCGTACTTTTGCTGCTATTCTAATGTCAACACTAGCTATTGGGGTGCTAGCCATGCTGGGTGATCGTCCCACAGCACAGGAGGTAGTCAGCTGGATTGATTACGAAACTATCCTGTTGCTCTTTAGCATGATGATATTTGTGGCCGTTATGAGTGAAACGGGCATTTTTGATTATATCGCGGTATGCACCTTCCGGATGACACAGGGTCGGATTTGGCCACTTATCCATGGACTTTGTCTTGTCACCCTCGCCATTTCAGCCTTCCTGGATAATGTCACCACAATCCTCCTTATGACACCGGTCACTATCCGACTGTGTGAAGTCATTAAACTTGATCCTGTGCCCGTTCTTATGGCTATTGTTATCCATGCCAATGTCGGTGGCACGGTAACACCTGTCGGAGATCCACCAAATGTGATAATCACTTCAAATCAATTTATTGCCACCAATGGGGTAACATTTCTCACGTTCACGTCCCACATGGCCACAGGGGTGGTTTTTGTTGTGGTGCAGACATTGCTGCAATTGCGATTGCTTTTTCGAGATGTCAATGCATTGCGAACTGTGATGCCTGAGGACATTGAAAGAGTCCAGCAAGAAATGCACACAGCTTCAGACACGGAAAAACCCCAACTCCGGCTTCAGATGAAAAAGCTGTCGACAAAGGGTATCGTCAATAGAGATGAATACATGAGGACACTCCATGAACTGGAGTCACTCTATTCAATTAGGAATAAGCCACTGCTTATAAAATCCACCATTTGTCTCGCATTCATCATCATTCTCTTCTTTGTGCAATCCATTCCGAGTATCCATAGTATTTCTGTAGCATGGGTAGCATTTCTCGGTATGTTATTACTTCTTATACTGCACAACAAGTCCGATATGGAAGAGATCCTGGCCAAAGTGGAGTGGGCAACTTTGCTTTTCTTTGCCGCCATGTTTGTCCTCATGGAATGCCTCAGTCGTCTGGGACTAATAAAGTGGATTGGTGAGCAGACTGAGTACCTCATCCTAGCTGTTCCACTCCGCTATCAACTTGCCATGGCCATCATCATCATTCTATGGGTGTCTGCTATTGTGTCGGCGTTTGTAGACAGCATCCCTGTGACCACAATGATGGTGCGGATTGTTGTTGGCCTGGCACAAAACAGTAAGCTAGGCCTACCATTGCAACCATTAGTATGGGCTCTGGCTTTTGGGCCTTGCCTCGGAGGAAATGGTACTCTTGTCGGAGCATCGGCCAATGTGGTGTGCGCAGCTCTTGCCCAGCAGAGAGGTCACATCATCACATTTCGCGCCTTTTTCAG ATTTGGATTTCCACTAATGTTGGGCAGTGTTATTGTCACCACCGGATATTTAATACTAGCTCATGTCGTGTTCTCTTGGCACTGA